In the Burkholderia contaminans genome, TTCGATCACCTGGAGCTTCTCGCTCGTCGACAGCGACGTGTTCTCGCCGACCGTGCCGCAGACCACGAGGCCCGATACGCCGTCGTTCACCAGGTTCTTCACCACGCGGTGCGTGGCGTCGATGTCGAGGGAAAAGTCCGGCTTGAACTGGGTGCTGACGGCCGGGAAAACCCCGGTCCACTGAATGGCGTTTCGGCTCACTTCAATCTCCTACGTGTTTGTATCGGTCGGCCGACAGGTGTCGGTGTGGCAACCAGTATCGCCGCGCAAACGCCCATCACGCTTGAGTCGTATCGCGGAGCAAAATGACGAAATCGGCACAGCGGCCGGACGGCGCGGGAAGGGCGCCGCGCACTATGCCGATTTCGTCGTCGTCCTCATCGAAAAGCCACAAGCGGGCGGACGCGCGACGGAGGAAGCTGTGCTCCTTTCCCCACTTCGGACGGCTCATGATGAAGCGCATCCAGATCATCGATTCGCATACGGGCGGCGAACCCACTCGGCTCGTCGTGTCCGGTTTCCCCGCGCTCGGCAGCGGCACGATGGCCGAGCGCCGCGACGTGCTCGCGCGCGAGCACGACCGCTACCGCACCGCCTGCATTCTCGAACCGCGCGGCAGCGACGTGCTGGTCGGCGCGCTGCTGTGCGAACCCGTGTCGCTCGAGGCGGCGGCCGGCGTGATCTTCTTCAACAATAGCGGCTATCTCGGGATGTGCGGGCACGGCACGATCGGCGTCGTGCGCACGCTGCACCATATGGGGCGCATCGCGCCCGGCGTGCACCGGATCGAAACACCCGTCGGCACCGTCGAGGCGACGCTGCACGACGACCTGTCGGTCAGCGTGCGCAACGTGCCCGCGTATCGCCATGCGAAGGGCGTCGCGCTCGACGTGCCGGGTTACGGCCCCGTGAAGGGCGACATCGCGTGGGGCGGCAACTGGTTCTTCCTGATCAGCGACCACGGGCAGCACGTTGCCGGCGACAACGTTGCGGCACTCACCGCGTATGCGTCGGCCGTGCGCGAAGGACTCGAACGCGCGGGCATCACCGGCGCGAACGGCGGCGAGATCGATCATATCGAGCTGTTCGCCGACGATCCCGAACACGACAGCCGCAGCTTCGTGCTGTGCCCGGGCCTCGCGTACGACCGTTCGCCGTGCGGCACCGGCACGAGCGCGAAGCTCGCGTGCCTCGCGGCCGACGGCAAGCTCGCGCCGGGCGCCGTATGGCGGCAGGCGAGCGTGATCGGCAGCGTGTTCCAGGCGAGCTACGAGCAGGCCGACGTCGGCATCGTGCCGACGATCCGCGGCAGCGCGCACCTGAGCGCGGAAGCGACGCTGCTGATCGAGGAAGACGATCCATTCGGCTGGGGTATTGCGCCGTGAGCGACACGAAGACGGATGTCGTCGTGATCGGCGCCGGCATCGTCGGCGCGGCGTGCGCGCACGAACTCGCGCAGCGCGGGCTGCGCGTGCTCGTCGTCGACGACGCGAGCGGCGGGGCAACCGGCGCGGGCATGGGGCACCTCGTCGCGATGGACGACAACGCGGCCGAACTCGCGCTCAGCCATTACTCGATCGAACTGTGGCGCGCGCTGAGCGGCGAGATGCCCGAAGGGTGCGCGTACCGCAACTGCGGCACGCTATGGCTCGCCGCCGATGCGCACGAAATGGATCTGGCGCGCGCGAAGCAGGCGGCGCTGGCCGCGCATGGCGTGGCCGGCGAACTGATCGACGCGGCGACGCTCGCTCGACTGGAGCCGATGCTGCGCACGGGCCTGGGCGGTGCACTGAAGATTCCCGGCGACGCGATCCTCTATGCACCCGTCACCGCGAACTGGCTGCTGCAGCGCGCGCCGCGCATCACGTTGCGGCGCGACCGGGCCGTCGCGGTCGACGGCCCGAGCGTGACGCTCGCGAGCGGCGACACGCTGCGCGCGGAGCGGGTGGTGGTCGCGAACGGCGTTGCCGCGCGCGCGCTGCTGCCCGAGCTGCCGCTGCGCCCGAAAAAGGGCCATCTGCTGATTACCGACCGCTATCCGGGCCAGGTGTCGCACCAGCTCGTCGAGCTGGGTTACGCCGCGAGCGCGCATGCGAGCGACGGCACGTCGGTCGCGTTCAACGTGCAGCCGCGGCCGACCGGCCAGTTGCTGATCGGTTCGTCGCGCCAGTTCGACACCGAGGATGCACAGGTCGAACCGCCCGTGCTCGCGCGCATGCTGCGCCGCGCGGTGGGTTATCTGCCGGGCCTGGCCGACCTGAACGGCATCCGCGCATGGACGGGGTTCCGTTCCGCGAGCCCCGACGGGCTGCCGCTGCTCGGCGAGCATCCGGCGCGGCCGGGCGTGTGGCTCGCAGTCGGGCACGAAGGGCTCGGCGTGACGACCGCGCCGGGCAGCGCGCGGCTCGTCGCTGCGCTGATGGCCGGCGAACGGCCGCCCATCGATATCAAACCTTATTTGCCGGGACGCTTCCTGAGCGCGTCCCTCGTAGCCGGAGCGCTGACATGAAAC is a window encoding:
- a CDS encoding NAD(P)/FAD-dependent oxidoreductase; translation: MSDTKTDVVVIGAGIVGAACAHELAQRGLRVLVVDDASGGATGAGMGHLVAMDDNAAELALSHYSIELWRALSGEMPEGCAYRNCGTLWLAADAHEMDLARAKQAALAAHGVAGELIDAATLARLEPMLRTGLGGALKIPGDAILYAPVTANWLLQRAPRITLRRDRAVAVDGPSVTLASGDTLRAERVVVANGVAARALLPELPLRPKKGHLLITDRYPGQVSHQLVELGYAASAHASDGTSVAFNVQPRPTGQLLIGSSRQFDTEDAQVEPPVLARMLRRAVGYLPGLADLNGIRAWTGFRSASPDGLPLLGEHPARPGVWLAVGHEGLGVTTAPGSARLVAALMAGERPPIDIKPYLPGRFLSASLVAGALT
- a CDS encoding 4-hydroxyproline epimerase encodes the protein MKRIQIIDSHTGGEPTRLVVSGFPALGSGTMAERRDVLAREHDRYRTACILEPRGSDVLVGALLCEPVSLEAAAGVIFFNNSGYLGMCGHGTIGVVRTLHHMGRIAPGVHRIETPVGTVEATLHDDLSVSVRNVPAYRHAKGVALDVPGYGPVKGDIAWGGNWFFLISDHGQHVAGDNVAALTAYASAVREGLERAGITGANGGEIDHIELFADDPEHDSRSFVLCPGLAYDRSPCGTGTSAKLACLAADGKLAPGAVWRQASVIGSVFQASYEQADVGIVPTIRGSAHLSAEATLLIEEDDPFGWGIAP